The genomic DNA AGTTTCTGCCAACAGAAAACTAGAATCAGAAGAATTCAAGAATATGAGAAATCAGTTCAACAGAATTTACTCATTTTACCCATACTTCACAATATTTCCACATTGACTTACGTGGTCATTCAAAACAATTGTACAATTGGGGAAACCCCACAAACAGAAACTTGAAATAACAGCTAATTTCCATTAGCTTACAACACAGATTTGAGTAAAAGTCGAtttgtaaatattcaaattcaGGACTGGTGTTGTTCATGGGTTCCACTTTACCAAAATATCGGTTTACCCAGTTTATATTACCGTTTTAAGGAGACAAAATACTGTATATATGGAATGTTTAAAAATCAACTTCATTGTAAGATATGCAAGGCCTTGAAATCACATTGAATAAATAGGTAGCATCCTTTGTTGAAAACAATAACACGTACTTAAGGTTCACAAGAATACGTCGCTACCTCTTCTCCGTCGAAAAAaagtacaacaacaacaaaaatttcactCGTTCCTTGACGAATTTCAATCTTCACACATATTGTAACATCCATGCACACCGTACACAGACAAAGGTTCCGACAAGCTTAATGATTTCCATCAGAAAACGCCATGAAGAACGATCTTCCtcaattaaaatatatatgacCAAAGTAAATCCAAAATGGAATAGAGCCTGTAGGGTTAAGTAAAGAGCAAAGACATACATGTAACAGGATTTTGTCTCTTTGATATTTTTACTGGCAAGCTAAGGGCACGCCAACCGTAGGCATTATACTTACCCTCATTGCTGAACCAACTGAACAATTTAGCGAACAAAAGCCCCATCTCGTGCCCATGAAAATAACGTGGTTAAAATGGAATCGGGACAAAATCCAGGAATTTAGGGAAAGGTTTTTTCAATCGATATTTGTACTACCTTGACTTCCTAAATCGACACTACACATAGTCAGGTCAAATCACGCATGCTCCAAGCCTCGCATGGATGTGATGTGACGTAATTGTACAAGCGAGAGTTCCTATCTCCGGAAGTGTAAATTGATATAAACTTCTTCGCATTTCTGTTTGGTGAGAACTGTAGCTGCCACACTTACTCAAGCAACGCTAAATTGAAATCGAAGGTTCGTTTGCATCACCCAAAAAGGCTTGACAGCCGAGACATCTCTTAATTAATTGTACGGAACTTATTTAACTCTAGGAAAACATAAGATATTATCATGTTTAAATCATTgtggaagaaaaattatttagcaATATTTCTGCGAATACCTGGAATAGTCTTCCCAAAAAAGTTCATAACTCAACAAATCTAACAGAATTCCATTGCAATCTTGAGAAAGCTATTCTTTAGAatcattcattcatttcattcttcgttattatattaataatttctttatatTTCGTTTAACATTATGATTGTAATTTAtttgatgaatttgtttttttacacaCGTTCGTATTTGAAAGAGTTATAGCTCCTGAAAGACATTTCTAGATAAAGAAGTATATTGCAAGTTCCCACGACGGTGGAGTGACTAAcgccttttttttcacctgtgCTTAAAATAGTTGGTGCTCTTTAATTTTTCACCGCAACTATTTTTATAAACTTAAAATATTATCGTAGTTAGCGGAAATTCTGACGCAAACTCGaaactttttttccatgatTTCCCGATTTTCAGAAAAGTCAAGGTTTGCTCACTGTCGGTGATCAATGGAACGCTTTCAGAGCGAGAAGAGAGTTAAACGAGCGACTGACTCTCAGGCTATCGCATTATCGCTTTGATGTTATGGAAAATGGGAGGCACAATGGATGGAAGATAGGCTATAGCAGAGCTAACTCAGTTTAATGACTAACATCTATCTCTTGCTTTAAGCAAATGAACACTTTTCGATTCGCCTTGAGGTTTAACGAGAACGCAATTTTACGAACACGcattttttaaaaccttcatTTACGTCTTTCTgaccacaaaaaaaaaggacacaaaagACGGGCCAGTTTTATCTTGTTATGACATTATTAAACACCAAAAATACAAGAGCAGCCAGAGGCCATGAAATAGTCGAAACACAGATAATCCCGAAGTCACGTGGACAGAGAGTGACAGCCAGCTGTTTGTAACATTACATAATACAATGAGTCTTGATACTCAGATAAAAATCAATTACAAGTAATAATCATGGAAGActgaaacaaaacgaaaaaataacCTCAAAGAAGGAGTAATTTTTAAATCTATGTATAAAAACACGAAATAAATAACACATTCGTCGTCAAACTTCTCGTCATTATGCTCCTATTATTCATTAGACGCTAGAGTCAGATTTTTAACTCTGCGTTTCATGATTTTAGAAAACTCCGTTTTCCTTTGAGGGTTGTAAATCAAATTGCAGCGTTTAAGAAAAATTCTGAACGAAGTAAATAAAAACTTGGATCATCCAGCGTCAAACAAAAGTTCTCAAACTTTTCCTTCAGCCACGTGCTTTGACTTGTTTTACTTtgaatggatttcttttcttcatttctttcttgtgttctcTCTCCTAAAGACAAGCCagaaaaggaaatgtttacTCGAAGTTATATCACAAAATCATAAAGTCATTTATTGCGTAGACTACTTTTCCTGGCGCAGATATTGAATGCAAACCAACCTCCAGCCTTCGCTGTCTGTCAGGGTCATCCTCTTGCATGATTCGTTCTTTCTCAGCTCTTACTTTGTCTTCGCGACGTTGCTGTGCGGCCTTCAATTGTAAAAAAGATGCAGTTAACTTTGAAACTACTCAATTATGGAACCTTTATTCGTGACCGAGCAAACTTGCCAAAAATCTTGTCACAAAAAGACCACCAAGATTTCCTTTCTCTCTGGTTTGCATGTTATTGCGTGGAAGTAATTCAAAAGAATCCAACAGAGGTTAGAGAGCATTTAAATTCCGCGACGCTAGATCAAAGCAACGTCACGAAAACTGCCAAATATAAGAAAACATTACCATTAATTTTCACTCACTTCTTGCCTTTGAGCATGAGATTGTTTCAGCAGATTTTCCTCGAGTTCTCGCCGATTTTTGTCAGCCTTAGCTTTAGCCTGAAGTAAACAAAACACGATTAGTCTAACGATTCACTAATAAGGAATGTTACGCAGTGTGGTAACACGACAGAAAAAGCTACCCCACAGGCGAGTCTATGATGAATGATAtagaggaaaattaaaagaaaaaaactaaaagatttCTAAACTCGAGAAAAGAAGCTAGAACTAAGCAcgagaaacaaacaaacctctttTCCGAGCTTAAACCGTCTAACCCTATCAATACAGTGAAGAACTAGTTTCATCATCGGTTCTAATTTGACCATGTCAGATGACTTGGTACTGCTCCCTTTAGAAGGCACTGAAAAATATATCGTATACAGCACTCAGATACAAGAAAACAGAATCAAACAAGCTGACACCATAGTTATTAAGGATGGCTGAAAGGATTTTGAGATCTCAAAAGTCTGAGATACATAAATATCATTTACAAGATATCATTGCCAGTGAACTCATTGGAGATGTTGCCAAACTGATTCAAGATATCAGTGAACTCTTCTCAAGTTGCCAGCAAATTCAACCAAATAATTGGCAGATTCATCTGAGTTGTCAGCAAACTCAGCCAAGTTGTTGGCAAACTCAACTGAGTTGTCTGTGAACTCAACAGAGTTGTTTCCCACCAGTTGTTACTGcagaaatataaattttccaGCAGCAAGACAGAAATCAATCTCAcctttaaagttaaaaagcaGGACTTTCTTAGGTTTGACAGGTTTCCCACTAGCTGCCTGGTcactaaaataaataaaaaagactaATGAGCAAGACAAAAGGTTACCTAGAGAATAAACTAAATCTGAGACAACTACCCTAAAAAGattcaacttttctttcaattaaaaatattgataaagcATTTGACATACTCATCATCAGGTTGCTTTGGACCCACATATTGATCAGAAAATATCAATGAGTCAAGCATTTCTTCACCACTGGAAATAGCTCTTGTGATCTGTAATGAGAAATGCCAcacattgaagaaaaaaaaatggctgtaCATTTGTCAGGAGTACAAGACAAAGATACAGTGCTCAAACAAAAAGATACTATCTGAGTCCCCATCTGCAATCAAACCCTAAACTTCAAATTGCATTGTCTTATCCTGGACTACTGAGCTGGGGAGAACTCACTGGTGAGATAAGctgaataataatttaatacatGACATGCATGCTGCTGCCTGCGTATTGACAGTATGGGCAAGCTTTTTTCATTGCTGAAAATAGCTGGATGCAGGAGTTGTCACACATTTAAGGCTGCTACCTCTACCTCATGTAAAAGAAACATCTCAAAATCATAGCAATCTGATATTTTGAgctaagagtaaaaaaaaattagccaagttttttttttatcataccTGTGATGATAAAATGGCACTGGCTGCTTCAGCAGACTCAGTTAACACAACAAATGAGCCAGGTAGATCATATTTAGGTCCAGCACGTTTATCAGGACAGAAGAAGGTCTACGTAAAGAAGACAGTGTTACCAAATACATCAGCAGACACTTTTCATGACCACAAATATATCAGAACAAATTCACCAcataattcttttctttaccAAATCTTGGAGCTCCTTTTGCATCTTAGCAGCAGTCTTCTTTGGTAAAACAGCAAGAACAAAGTTGTCCATTTCTTCATCAGTCATGTGCACTGTAACTGTCTAAATAAAACATAGACAACAAATTAAggacttttcagttttttgttgtCAACAGCAATTAGAAAATGAGCAAATCAGACAAtggtgaaaacaaacaaataatacataacaaaacaaacttaaaacgTACCACAGTATCCCTGGCTGGTTTGACTAAATAAGACATCACACTAACAAGATCATGACGCTTCTGTAACTAAAATAGAAAGATAAAGACCAGTGACCAACTGTCCTATGCACACAGAGCAACTGATAACCATTTTTACAGTAAGTGCTCTAAACAGCAACTGTTTTGATCAgctaagaataaaatttggcaacCTTTGTTTAGTGGTCATGTAgcaagatgtaatatttttatgaCTCAATGCTCAAGGTTTTGGTGAGAGAGGCATTTACAgaaaattttattgaacaaATGTCCTTTCAAATTTATGTTTATTAAACcgacaacaaaataaaattggagGTAACCATTTCAATATCATCTAAGGTCATCAAATTGTGACggtgacaaatattttcattgaagCATGAACAAAGTTATAGGGTAAGCATCTACATAAATGAAACATGTAACTTTGGGCTAAGATTTCTTCCTTACCTTAATTTCAACAAGCAATCCATCACAGCCTACCCTCCCTGTGCACCATAATGTATACAGACTCTCACTCTCCTTCACCAATATTCCTTGTTGAGGTTCCTCACTGGAGCCATCATCACCTGGTTAggcaaataaaacaatattcaaattaaacaaaccagtataaaacaatgattttaaaaacaatgcaACAAATAATATTCAGATGATTGCATCATTAAAATTCTTGCTTTCTTCTCAGACACATCAATTTGATTTCATGTCATTGTGAGTCTTtcagcaatagatcacagatgacatcaaaataaaGTCAGAACATAGTGGCAATCAGCAGCTCCTTGTGAGccactttttttgttctcaccacattttgatgtcatctgtgatttattactgaTCAGATACATAGCAATATGGAATCTAATGGTAAAACTTACCCACTACACTGAAATTACTCTCCAAAAGTTCTTTATTAGATTTTAACCTGGGAATTTAATCAAAGGAGACAAAGTTATAATTCAAATTGAATGGGGTCCCATACATAAAATAGAGAAGAATCATTTAACCTTGAACTCTAGAGATCAAATTGTTCATTCTCCTTTCTCCTACTGCACATTTgctagtaacaagaatttggtgtgagatcaagataacaattgatacctgaaaaaatttagtaTTCTCAATCCCTGTCGGCTGGATGTTTGAAAATTATAAGGCTATTACTTTATTAGTTTTTAACTGTTATGTGTCACCCACTTAGTTATTTTCTACATGGAGAAAGGGTTAATCATGGATATGCATcaattttgaacagaaaaagaaaaaaaatcatcagaatTTGTTTTTGCTGTGAGCCATTCAGTTGTTTCATAAAAACACAAACACATTACCATGCAGTTGCAAGCCTTGAGTTTTTACTTCGTCCAGCAAAGAAATTAAGTGCATAGGCTGCTAGCCCAGCTAGAGTCAGAATTTCAGCATAAAATCCCTCCCAGTTTGCCCTTAAATGAACAGGAATCTGAAACAGAAACAccaaaaaatgtaagaaaagtaaaagtctttgcaagaaataaataaacatgtttTATTATCTCATGAAGCACACaccttctttatttttaaatcaggtTGTGGACCTGATTTTccttttggtattttttctttattatatcCCTGGATGGTAGGAAAAAAGTATACCATCAGTAAACTTGTTTGTGTAGAGGTAATTTATACAACCAGTTTACTCTTAACTCCTTTGAGTgatcaagaaagaatttctccttacaatatcaatacaatatcaagcagacaagtaacgaggaggaaaattatcaattgatttaataacaaattctccaaactaaaattttaagaattgAATGGCAGATAGAAAAAAGAATTACCTAATGAAcgtgatcttgggagtgaaagtgttagAGTGGTTTAACAATAGTTAACAAGTATCAGAACAATCAAGGCTGAAACTacgaaaaaaacaattcaaaaattaaacaaaatctttACCTCAAATTCTTCTTCATCAGTAAAGTGATCAAACTCTTCTTGCTCCTCCTCTGACtacaaaaatgaataattcaTTCACTATTAATGATCAGTTGCAAACCCAAGTAaggtaaatatttgttcatTCAAAGTTTGTTAAGTCAATAAATGACATTCTTTAAAACACCTGTAAAAATATAAAGTACACTACTTGAGGAAAGTCCCTCGAACTAAGACAAAATTCtccaactgaaaaaattattcatgtgaaataatgataatcacAGTAATGTTAACACTGATATGTGGATATAGCAAGGAACTATGAAGATATTATCATCTATTTGAAAGTATAAGCTGTTTACCTCTTCAACATTTGCCTCTGACTCATCTGTTTCTTCTGCAACATCAGCTAAATAGATGAACCAAAAACATTGTGATTTATATCTTTttaagtatttcttttttccctcaACATCCccatattttctttgttcactGTTTTTCTGCAACAAGCACAAATTTCACCACTACAGAGGGTAAGatgaggaataaaaaaaaaagagagacaaaGTTTAGGGAGGGAAAGGACAAAGGGAGCAGAAGTTAATGAAAACTCtctaaaattttcaattcatcccTTAAACCAAACATTATTTTGTGCATTAGTTGTTGGCTATACCACCACAGTACACCACCCCAGTCACCTGGTCTGGAATGAACCAGTTCACAAATAGAACCCATAATGTACTCTAGGACCAGGCTCGAAGTTCTTTGACCCAAGCTgaccaaacaacaaaaaaacgcAACGTTGGGAATAAAAGTGAAGGGTTCCACGAATTAAGTTCTATAACAAAAAGGAGCGACCTTCCGTATGAAATATATGAACACCTATGCTGAGTAGTCAAACCCAATAACATAAAGTTTCTACAACATGCTCTTCCCTTGCTCTAGCTTTTAATTAACAGCatattgtttatatttctatACACCGTGCCAAGGCAGGTTCCCATCTAAACCAAGTAAAATTTATCAGCTGACAAAAGTGTATATGGCAAAGAATCGATCGTGGTTGTTACATGAAGATGACATAAACGTTTGAAATAAtccaaaaataaagagaaacaagaaaagacGAAgaccaaaatttcattttgatgttgGGGAAAGATGTAGCGTGACAAACACACGTGGTAGCTAGCGTTCCAAAAGAAGTAGGTGATTATTGTAGGTGATTGCCATTAAAGTCAACAAAGACTATAGACCTTAAATCCAGTTAAATTGCAAGTACAtaatttcttggaaaatattcaCTTACCCACCTTAGCCTATCCAGGAAAAAATACGCgctaaataagttttaaaaactcttctAACCTTCCTCTTCTTCATCGTCATCTTGATCGCCTGTTCCATGCACCTCtgtttcttcttcatcttcttcgtCCCCTTCCGTTTCAAATTCAGCAAAATCATTACTGTTGTCGTCCGGTTCGTCAGTGGCAGTGATGTACGTCAGAAAACCAACAAGCAGCAGGAAAATCATGATAAATAAAGGCCTGAAAGGCTTCAGATACGAGCGCACcgacgccattttgaaagtggGTTAATAGTGCTACCCAAAGTTCCATTCTCGCGATTTCACGAGGCCTGCAATAGTTTCTGGGTACTGGTGGCCATGTTGAGTTAGACGTCTGGAATCGTGCAGTTATCAAATTGAATTTAGTAATTCTTCCGCTGTAAAGTAAAAATGGGAAGCGAAGTCAAGATGGAGACTGATATGGATAAAACGGACAGCAAGTTAGCATCGCGAGATGAGAGAGAGAACGCGGAAAAAGACCGTGATAAAGACAGGGATAGACACCGGCATAAAGACAGACATCGCAATAAGGAATCAGACAGAGAAcataagagagaaaaagaaaagcatcgTGATCGAGACAAACGTGAAAAGGACAGAGATAGGAAGAGAGATAAAGACAGGGACAGAAAACACCGTAAAAGATCAAGGTATACCAAGGGTAGCAGTGTGTGGAGCAATGTTATATGCAGAACTGGAGGTTGAAAGCCTTGTTGCGCATGTACTTCTGTTTTGTAGAATTACTAGATATTTCAgcaaaagttttccttttcaaatagTGTTAGGTTAACGCCTCATGCATGTCagggttaaccctttgacccctttGGGTGccaagtatctaatttctccttacaatattgccCCGTAATCACACATACAGgttatgagagtaaaggaaatgatcaccaactcaaaaAGCAATTGATTGCCAAACAAACTCTACATGTCAGCACCctagaaaatgtatggagaacagtgtatagaatatgcatactgatgttagggtgtaaagggtgcTACTTGTAGCAATTGTCACAACGTAGGGATATTAACAGTAGATGGGTACAAAATGTCCATATACCCTTAAAGGCTTATTTTTCAAGTCGTCATACCAGAGGCTACTTGTCTGTTTAGTGGACTGATGATTTTTGGATTGCTTACAAACTTTAAGTACCTTTTTGTTCTAGATCTAGGTCACCTCACAGATCCAAAGATAGCAAGAAGTCAAAGTAAGTTCTTTTTATAAAGGAAAGTGTCTGACCATTTTGTTACCATTTGTCAAATCTTTAGTCAAGTGAGTTAATAAAACATCCACTGTAATATTTATCAGACCAGATGACGACAAAAATGGTGTAGAAGAACAAGAGGATGAGCAAGTGAAACCAAAAGTCGAGGTGATTAGACAGCTTTTAATCAAGTTTAAGTAATGtcgtttggttttatcaactgatttgttCATGTAAtttggccattgtaaagagtttctaaagctgatgtttcaagcatcaGCCCTTTG from Pocillopora verrucosa isolate sample1 chromosome 10, ASM3666991v2, whole genome shotgun sequence includes the following:
- the LOC131799129 gene encoding PAT complex subunit CCDC47-like: MASVRSYLKPFRPLFIMIFLLLVGFLTYITATDEPDDNSNDFAEFETEGDEEDEEETEVHGTGDQDDDEEEEADVAEETDESEANVEESEEEQEEFDHFTDEEEFEGYNKEKIPKGKSGPQPDLKIKKIPVHLRANWEGFYAEILTLAGLAAYALNFFAGRSKNSRLATAWLKSNKELLESNFSVVGDDGSSEEPQQGILVKESESLYTLWCTGRVGCDGLLVEIKLQKRHDLVSVMSYLVKPARDTVTVTVHMTDEEMDNFVLAVLPKKTAAKMQKELQDLTFFCPDKRAGPKYDLPGSFVVLTESAEAASAILSSQITRAISSGEEMLDSLIFSDQYVGPKQPDDDDQAASGKPVKPKKVLLFNFKVPSKGSSTKSSDMVKLEPMMKLVLHCIDRVRRFKLGKEAKAKADKNRRELEENLLKQSHAQRQEAAQQRREDKVRAEKERIMQEDDPDRQRRLEEREHKKEMKKRNPFKVKQVKARG